Proteins found in one Zea mays cultivar B73 chromosome 1, Zm-B73-REFERENCE-NAM-5.0, whole genome shotgun sequence genomic segment:
- the LOC100284442 gene encoding F-box protein At1g55000: protein MDSRVVDGAGGGADASLPADPPSPVPDPAAGGMDARLPSDLLRAVLQRLPPIDLARSACVCRAWRAVASDRAVVEAAFCAPWGVRRVVGEPATGAFWRAASLGRFALSHAIRRGDTVPGVALKYSVQVTDIKRFNNMMSDHGIYSRERLLVPISNPEILLGSTCYIEMDHNAKREVAIFYPEGRPGGKTDSVASIVSAERRNKRILESVRRSLHVDDGTAAYYLSVTEGDPRAAMTEYSEDLRWEQQRAGR from the exons GCCGATCCGCCGAGCCCCGTGCCCGATCCGGCCGCGGGCGGGATGGATGCGCGCCTCCCATCGGACCTGCTTCGTGCAGTGCTGCAAAGGCTGCCGCCGATCGACCTCGCGCGGTCCGCCTGCGTCTGCCGAGCGTGGCGCGCGGTTGCCTCCGACCGCGCCGTGGTCGAGGCCGCCTTCTGTGCGCCCTGGGGAGTGCGGCGCGTCGTCGGAGAGCCGGCGACGGGGGCCTTCTGGCGGGCCGCCTCCCTTGGGAGATTTGCGCTGTCGCATGCGATCCGCCGCGGGGATACCGTCCCCGGTGTCGCTCTCAAGTACTCCGTGCAG GTGACCGATATCAAACGATTCAACAACATGATGAGTGACCATGGCATCTATTCGAGGGAGAGGCTTCTGGTTCCGATCAGCAACCCAGAAATCCTTCTTGGCAGCACCTGCTACATCGAGATGGACCATAACGCTAAGAGAGAGGTTGCAATCTTTTACCCCGAGGGACGCCCAGGTGGCAAAACTGACTCTGTGGCAAGCATTGTCTCTGCGGAGAGGAGAAACAAAAGGATTCTCGAGTCGGTGAGGCGGAGCCTGCACGTCGATGATGGCACTGCTGCGTACTACTTATCTGTTACTGAGGGTGATCCGAGGGCTGCCATGACGGAGTACTCCGAGGACCTGAGGTGGGAGCAGCAACGCGCAGGTCGGTAG
- the lox3 gene encoding linoleate 9S-lipoxygenase3, with translation MLSGIIDGLTGANKHARLKGTVVLMRKNVLDLNDFGATVVDSISEFLGKGVTCQLISSTLVDANNGNRGRVGAEANLEQWLTSLPSLTTGESKFGVTFDWEVEKLGVPGAVVVKNNHAAEFFLKTITLDDVPGRGAVTFVANSWVYPAGKYRYNRVFFSNDTYLPSQMPAALKPYRDDELRNLRGDDQQGPYQEHDRVYRYDVYNDLGEPDGGNPRPILGGSADHPYPRRCRTGRKPTKTDPNSESRLSLVEQIYVPRDERFGHLKMSDFLGYSIKAITQGIIPAVRTYVDTTPGEFDSFQDIINLYEGGIKLPKIQALEDMRKLFPLQLVKDLLPAGGDYLLKLPIPQIIQEDKNAWRTDEEFAREVLAGVNPMVITRLTEFPPKSTLDPSKYGDHTSTITAEHIEKNLEGLTVQQALDGNRLYILDHHDRFMPFLIDVNNLEGNFIYATRTLFFLRGDGRLAPLAIELSEPYIDGDLTVAKSKVYTPASSGVEAWVWQLAKAYVAVNDSGWHQLVSHWLNTHAVMEPFVIATNRQLSVTHPVHKLLSSHFRDTMTINALARQTLINGGGIFEMTVFPGKYALGMSSVVYKSWNFTEQGLPADLVKRGVAVADPSSPYKVRLLIEDYPYASDGLAIWHAIEQWVGEYLAIYYPDDGALRGDEELQAWWKEVREVGHGDHKDAPWWPKMQAVSELASACTTIIWIASALHAAVNFGQYPYAGYLPNRPTVSRRRMPEPGSKEYEELERDPERGFIHTITSQIQTIIGISLIEILSKHSSDEVYLGQRDTPEWTSDARALAAFKRFSDALVKIEGKVVGENRDPQLRNRNGPAEFPYMLLYPNTSDHSGAAAGLTAKGIPNSISI, from the exons ATGCTGAGCGGGATCATCGACGGGCTGACGGGGGCGAACAAGCATGCGCGGCTCAAGGGCACGGTGGTGCTCATGCGCAAGAACGTGCTGGACCTCAACGACTTCGGCGCCACCGTCGTTGACAGCATCAGCGAGTTCCTCGGCAAGGGGGTCACCTGCCAGCTCATCAGCTCCACCCTCGTCGACGCCA ACAACGGCAACCGCGGGCGGGTCGGGGCGGAGGCGAACCTGGAGCAGTGGCTGACGAGCCTGCCGTCGCTGACGACCGGCGAGTCCAAGTTCGGCGTCACGTTCGACTGGGAGGTGGAGAAGCTGGGAGTGCCGGGGGCCGTCGTCGTCAAGAACAACCACGCCGCCGAGTTCTTCCTCAAGACAATCACCCTCGACGACGTGCCCGGCCGCGGCGCCGTCACCTTCGTCGCCAACTCCTGGGTCTACCCCGCGGGCAAGTACCGCTACAACCGCGTCTTCTTCTCCAACGAT ACGTACCTGCCAAGCCAGATGCCGGCGGCGCTGAAGCCGTACCGCGACGACGAGCTCCGCAACCTCCGCGGCGACGACCAGCAGGGCCCCTACCAGGAGCACGACCGCGTGTACCGCTACGACGTCTACAACGACCTCGGCGAGCCCGACGGCGGCAACCCGCGCCCCATCCTCGGCGGCTCCGCCGACCACCCGTACCCGCGCCGCTGCCGCACGGGCCGCAAGCCCACCAAAACCG ACCCCAACTCGGAGAGCCGACTGTCGCTGGTGGAGCAGATCTACGTGCCGCGGGACGAGCGCTTCGGCCACCTCAAGATGTCCGACTTCCTGGGCTACTCCATCAAGGCCATCACGCAGGGCATCATCCCGGCGGTGCGCACGTACGTGGACACCACCCCGGGCGAGTTCGACTCCTTCCAGGACATCATCAACCTGTACGAGGGCGGGATCAAGCTGCCCAAGATCCAGGCGCTCGAGGACATGCGCAAGCTCTTCCCGCTCCAGCTCGTCAAGGACCTCCTCCCCGCCGGCGGGGACTACCTGCTCAAGCTCCCCATCCCACAGATCATCCAAG AGGACAAGAACGCGTGGAGGACCGACGAGGAGTTCGCGCGGGAGGTGCTCGCCGGCGTCAACCCGATGGTGATCACGCGCCTCACG GAGTTCCCGCCCAAGAGCACGCTGGACCCCAGCAAGTACGGCGACCACACCAGCACGATCACGGCGGAGCACATCGAGAAGAACCTCGAGGGCCTCACGGTGCAGCAGGCGCTGGACGGCAACAGGCTCTACATCCTGGACCACCACGACCGCTTCATGCCGTTCCTCATCGACGTCAACAACCTGGAGGGCAACTTCATCTACGCCACCAGGACGCTCTTCTTCCTGCGCGGCGACGGCAGGCTCGCGCCCCTCGCCATCGAGCTCAGCGAGCCGTACATCGACGGGGACCTCACCGTGGCCAAGAGCAAGGTCTACACGCCGGCGTCCAGCGGCGTCGAGGCCTGGGTGTGGCAGCTCGCCAAGGCCTATGTCGCCGTCAACGACTCTGGCTGGCACCAACTCGTCAGCCACTG GCTGAACACCCACGCGGTGATGGAGCCGTTCGTGATCGCGACGAACCGGCAGCTGAGCGTGACGCACCCGGTGCACAAGCTCCTGAGCTCGCACTTCCGCGACACCATGACCATCAACGCGCTGGCGCGGCAGACGCTCATCAACGGCGGCGGCATCTTCGAGATGACCGTCTTCCCGGGCAAGTACGCGCTGGGCATGTCCTCCGTGGTGTACAAGAGCTGGAACTTCACCGAGCAGGGCCTCCCCGCCGACCTCGTCAAGAGGGGCGTGGCGGTGGCGGACCCGTCCAGCCCGTACAAGGTGCGGCTGCTGATCGAGGACTACCCGTACGCGAGCGACGGGCTGGCCATCTGGCACGCCATCGAGCAGTGGGTGGGCGAGTACCTGGCCATCTACTACCCCGACGACGGCGCGCTGCGGGGCGACGAGGAGCTGCAGGCGTGGTGGAAGGAGGTGCGCGAGGTCGGGCACGGCGACCACAAGGACGCGCCCTGGTGGCCCAAGATGCAGGCCGTGTCGGAGCTCGCCAGCGCCTGCACCACCATCATCTGGATCGCGTCGGCGCTCCACGCCGCCGTCAACTTCGGCCAGTACCCGTACGCGGGGTACCTCCCGAACAGGCCCACGGTGAGCCGGCGCCGGATGCCGGAGCCCGGCAGCAAGGAGTACGAGGAGCTGGAGCGCGACCCGGAGCGCGGCTTCATCCACACCATCACGAGCCAGATCCAGACCATCATCGGCATCTCGCTCATCGAGATCCTctccaagcactcctccgacgaggtGTACCTCGGCCAGCGCGACACCCCCGAGTGGACCTCCGACGCCCGGGCGCTGGCGGCGTTCAAGAGGTTCAGCGACGCGCTGGTCAAGATCGAGGGCAAGGTGGTGGGCGAGAACCGCGACCCGCAGCTGAGGAACAGGAACGGCCCCGCCGAGTTCCCCTACATGCTGCTCTATCCCAACACCTCTGACCACAGTGGCGCCGCCGCAGGGCTCACTGCCAAGGGCATCCCCAACAGCATCTCCATCTGA